Proteins encoded by one window of Aphidius gifuensis isolate YNYX2018 linkage group LG2, ASM1490517v1, whole genome shotgun sequence:
- the LOC122850350 gene encoding uncharacterized protein LOC122850350, translating to MVVQERWRIQRLKNLEEWKKEKERERSDSTSSRLSDNQSKEALQWLEWSAYSTASNIQHAGNYYEVKIGPKKIRVDGINERRKNIFQYHGCWWHGCIECFMFNRDHVQKDGTTLNERYERTQNITKYLEDQGYDVIEKWGCEFKKLLKGVPQVKKFVDSIDANYYAALNPRDAYFGGRTENFVESYTVQPGETIQYVDFTSLYPSVLKQSAFPLAHPKVYAGRDIEKEFPNNDISKIDGLIKCRVLAPSDLHMPVLPVRSKNKKLYFPLCRTLVDTMESGFCNHNNNERSLIGTWVSSELKLALTKGYVIEKIYEVWHYDKMSMSNKETNEVGLFTGYINTFLKIKQEASGYPSWVKTESDKDQYIEEYFQAENIKIDKENIDFNPGLRTLSKNMLNSLYGKLGQKSSLWRKTICSGLQEYYDIVDNEKNLIQFIEPTNQETVLITWKLINEEEPLTKTTNVVLAAFTTAYAREKLYSWSKLRDLTDELEEYGEGSYIKSFISGGPKFYSFIVQKPDGGQVEVCKLKGVRLDLEAQKFINFDTVESLIKREIDPFEIKYNSIRRTRDLQVYSTIDKK from the exons ATGGTTGTTCAAGAGCGTTGGCGTATCCAACGACTCAAAAACCTTGAGgaatggaaaaaagaaaaagaacgtGAACGATCAGATTCTACTTCATCGA gatTAAGCGACAATCAGTCAAAAGAAGCTCTTCAGTGGCTGGAATGGTCAGCATATTCAACAGCAAGTAATATTCAACATGCTGGTAACTATTATGAAGTCAAAATAggtccaaaaaaaattagagttgATGGTATAAATGAAAGacgaaaaaacatttttcagtATCATGGTTGTTGGTGGCATGGATGTATTGAGTGTTTTATGTTTAATCGTGATCATGTACAAAAAGATGGTACAACTTTAAATGAACGTTATGAACGCACGCAAAATATTACAAAGTATTTAGAAGATCAAGGTTatgatgttattgaaaaatggggatgtgaatttaaaaaattgttaaaaggTGTAcctcaagtaaaaaaatttgtggatTCTATTGATGCTAATTATTACGCAGCATTGAACCCACGTGATGCTTATTTTGGTGGTAGAACGGAGAATTTCGTCGAGTCATATACAGTACAACCCGGAGAAACTATACAGTATGTAGATTTCACAAGTCTGTATCCGAGTGTCCTTAAGCAATCTGCATTTCCATTAGCTCATCCTAAAGTATATGCTGGTCGCGATATCGAGAAAGAATTTCCaaataatgatatatcaaaaattgatgGATTAATAAAATGTCGTGTACTTGCACCGTCTGATTTACACATGCCTGTTTTGCCTGTacgttcaaaaaataaaaaactttatttccCACTCTGTCGTACATTAGTTGATACAATGGAGTCAGGTTTTtgtaatcataataataatgagagaAGTTTAATCGGGACTTGGGTGTCGTCAGAACTAAAACTTGCTTTAACAAAAGGATAtgtcatagaaaaaatatatgaagttTGGCATTACGATAAAATGTCGATGAGTAATAAAGAAACTAATGAAGTCGGTTTATTTACAggatatataaatacttttcttaaaataaaacaagaagccAGTGGGTACCCATCTTGGGTCAAAACTGAATCTGATAAAGATCAATATATCGAGGAATATTTTCAagctgaaaatattaaaattgataaagaaaatatagattttaatcCAGGTCTCCGTACATTGAGTAAAAATATGCTCAATTCGTTATATGGTAAATTAGGACAGAAAAGTTCTTTATGGCGTAAAACAATTTGCAGTGGTTTACAAGAATATTATGATATAGTagataacgaaaaaaatttaattcaatttatcgaACCAACAAATCAAGAAACTGTTCTAATTACGTGGAAGTTAATTAATGAAGAAGAACctttaacaaaaacaacaaacgtTGTATTGGCGGCTTTTACAACAGCGTACGCtcgagaaaaattatattctt GGAGTAAATTGAGAGATTTAACTGATGAGCTAGAAGAGTATGGAGAAGGTTCATACATAAAATCTTTTATATCGGGTgggccaaaattttattcttttattgtaCAAAAACCTGATGGTGGTCAAGTAGAAGTCTGTAAATTAAAAGGTGTACGACTTGACTTGGAagcacaaaaatttataaattttgatactGTTGAATCATTAATTAAGCGTGAAATAGATccttttgaaattaaatataattctatCCGTAGAACAAGAGATCTACAAGTGTACTCtactattgataaaaaatga